A DNA window from Salvelinus namaycush isolate Seneca chromosome 30, SaNama_1.0, whole genome shotgun sequence contains the following coding sequences:
- the LOC120025124 gene encoding uncharacterized protein LOC120025124, which translates to MKDGVGDQTPVARKEAFDNYLNYYDQIWSKGNLKLCQEKQVTVGARRFLLLETDPGERFSHFDFYLTASECVKSGFKDCRTFFSALIKATEVLEMFCVNLFLYPWKKEIKMLKTFTGPFVYCIQPVLTKSATKSILETIGYHLETDTEYRLTDNADPETSMKMGFELFLARTECEYLLELMGQQSQPECLEILQRRAAPRHNTQRAAEETAKDSETEPLQMQKQEENEDKGLSNGCSLVDPGPVETDEGDLTEENRVTASTPGRQQDDGQITLNLEVQSIETTHSPGIRPPRGFLNDDRSILEMQQNYPDLAIRQKPIFSKPLGGPPVSRRRLIKENTPEEGSSPANLAGSDVSGLQFISFHTTAAPKPHLTEAVPKLQPPEDKAYKTTATLHGPTPPQVEVTREGQEADDADELSKLAERIGQLHVHEHKVEEHKVEENLKYPVEETAPPHASCHDGSPHQDSAGDQSQPLMCHPSLVPVCNIPGCSSCELADSPHKHIPGRDTIKEPPHSIYVPTNHLDPPVPDPTAADHQPSAGPQHQDMEGPIPQPSEDELLQTYVMVDEP; encoded by the exons atgaaGGATGGTGTCGGTGACCAAACGCCTGTAGCGCGTAAAGAGGCTTTCGACAATTACCTAAATTACTATGATCAGATATGGAGTAAGGGTAACCTGAAACTATGCCAAGAGAAACAGGTTACCGTGGGAGCTAGACGATTTTTGCTGTTAGAGACAGACCCCGGAGAAAGATTTTCTCATTTTGACTTTTACCTTACTGCATCCGAATGCGTAAAATCCGGCTTTAAAGATTGTCGGACATTCTTCAGTGCGCTCATCAAAGCCACAGAGGTGTTGGAGATGTTCTGTGTAAATCTGTTTCTTTACCCATGGAAGAAGGAAATCAAGATGCtcaag ACTTTCACTGGCCCCTTTGTCTACTGCATCCAGCCGGTCCTGACAAAGAGTGCCACGAAAAGTATCCTTGAAACAATAGGGTATCATCTGGAGACTGACACAGAGTACCGACTCACAGACAATGCAGACCCTGAAACATCCATGAAAATGGGTTTTGAGCTTTTCCTGGCCCGAACAGAGTGTGAGTACCTGTTGGAGCTCATGGGTCAGCAGTCACAGCCTGAGTGTCTGGAGATCCTACAGAGGAGAGCTGCACCACGACATAACACCCAGAGGGCTGCCGAGGAGACAGCAAAGGACTCTGAAACAGAGCCCTTACAAATGCAAAAACAAGAGGAGAATGAAGATAAGGGTCTATCTAATGGTTGTTCCCTGGTAGACCCAGGACCGGTGGAGACAGATGAGGGAGACTTAACCGAGGAGAACCGTGTCACTGCTAGCACACCAGGCAGGCAACAAGATGATGGACAGATAACCCTCAACTTGGAGGTTCAGTCCATTGAGACGACACACTCTCCAGGAATCAGACCACCCAGGGGGTTCTTGAATGATGACAGGTCTATCCTGGAGATGCAGCAGAATTACCCAGACCTTGCCATAAGGCAGAAGCCAATATTCAGTAAGCCACTGGGTGGACCTCCTGTATCGCGGAGACGACTTATCAAAGAGAACACACCCGAGGAAGGTAGCAGTCCAGCCAATTTAGCTGGCAGTGATGTAAGTGGTCTCCAGTTCATCTCCTTTCACACCACAGCAGCACCAAAACCTCATCTCACAGAAGCAGTCCCAAAACTCCAGCCTCCAGAAGATAAGGCCTACAAGACTACTGCCACGCTCCACGGACCAACTCCTCCACAGGTAGAAGTGACCAGAGAGGGTCAGGAGGCCGATGATGCAGACGAGCTGAGCAAGCTGGCTGAGAGGATCGGCCAACTGCATGTCCATGAGCATAAGGTGGAGGAGCACAAGGTGGAGGAGAACCTGAAATACCCCGTAGAAGAGACAGCACCGCCGCATGCCAGTTGTCATGATGGGTCCCCTCACCAGGATTCTGCAGGGGACCAGAGCCAGCCTCTAATGTGCCATCCCTCTCTGGTGCCGGTTTGTAACATCCCAGGCTGTAGCAGCTGTGAACTAGCAGACAGTCCCCACAAACACATTCCTGGTAGGGACACCATCAAAGAGCCACCTCACTCCATCTATGTCCCAACCAACCACCTGGACCCCCCAGTGCCGGACCCTACTGCTGCTGACCACCAGCCCTCCGCAGGCCCTCAGCACCAGGACATGGAGGGCCCCATCCCTCAGCCCTCAGAGGACGAGCTGCTTCAGACATATGTCATGGTGGACGAGCCTTAG